GGGGATTACTTCCCGGATCACGAAGTCAGACCACTTGCTCTCAAAGTCGATGAACGTGGTCTCATGCATATACTCGAGTTCAATGCTACGACTGAACCGAGCGACCTGATAGTGGTCCGATCAGCCTGCTATCGCTTGGTACTGTCTGAGAAGCAAAGAGAATTCATTCGTCACACACGTCCGGTGGTTCTTTGATGGGTCGCCCCACTGCTATCGAGCTTTTCAGTGGCTGCGGAGGCATGAGCGCCGGGCTTCTCGACGCTGGTTATGACGTTCGTCTCGGCGTCGACCATGACCGGCCTAGTGTTGATGTATTCGAGTATAATCATGCTTATCGCGGCAGTCACTCATTACTCGCTGACGTGGCCGCACTCAGCGGTCATGACTTGCTTTCAAGCGCCGGCATTGCATCCGTGGATCTTCTTGTCGGCGGCCCCCCATGCCAGCCATTTAGTATTGTCGGAAAGCGGCTTGGTCTCGCCGATCCGCGAGCACAGCTCATACAGGAGTATCTTCGCCTGATTTGCCAGACCAACCCGCGGGCCGTGATTTTTGAGAACGTGCCTTCATTAATCAGCGCTCATGATGGTGCGGTTATCGACGACATCGAAGCTCAACTCACCAGCATGGGTTACCGAGTTAAGTACGGAATTCTCAACGCAGCCGATTACGGAGTGCCGCAGAACCGGAAAAGACTGATCCTGGTCGCTATCAAGGGACGCTCGCGGTTCCCGTTCCCACCCGGTCCCACGCACGCAGCTATTCCTGATTTATTTCATGTTCCCTACGTTACATGCCGCGACGCCCTAAGCGATCTGCCCGATGTCGAGGAGCCAGCGGCAGCAGCCATTCCTAATCACGTTCGCACGGAGCACACGCCACGGATGACCGAAGCCTTCGCGCGCCTTGCGCCAGGAAAAAGGGATCCCGGTTCCTATCATGACAGACTACATCCTGACAGACCGGGGTACACGCTTCGCGCGGGAAGTGGTAACTTCTCGCCGCTTCGACCGGTCCACTATCTCTACAACCGTGTTATATCGGTGCGGGAGAGTGCTCGCTTACAGGGCTTCTCTGATTCGTTTATTTGGCCCGATTCAATATCCCGCTTGCAGCAATACCGCCAGGTGGGAAATGCGGTGCCGCCACCGCTGGCTCGCGTTGTAGGTGCATTTATCGCTTACTTGCAGGGTTGGGCGTTGGATCCCGACGCGTCCCTTGGCAACCCCAATGACCGGCCGAACGGGCTGCTTCTCACTCCCGAAGAATTACGGGATCGCCGTATGCGGTACCATCGCGGAGGCGCAAGCTTTGGGAAACGCAAGGCCGAGGTATGAACGAGAACTCTTTGCGAGAAGGATGATCGTCGGAAGCCGCGGCTGGAGCAGCAAGGTGGTCATACAGATGAAACGCAGGGTGCCGTCGGAGAAGTCGCCGGCATCGAAGGTGTCGTCGCAGTCGCGGTGCCGCCAGCGCAACCGGATCTGCCGGGGGTTGTGCGGCTCTGGTTCGAGAACGAAGTCGAGAAAGAACGGCGCCACCCGTTGAATGGTTCTGACAATCAAGGCGTAGGCCGGGGTGTCGCGCAGGGCGCGCAGAAAGGCAGCTAAGTTGTCCGCCTGGGGAAGGAGGGCCGCTGTCTCGTCGATGCGGCCGGGCTGCTTGACTCTTGCGGATTCGCTCGTGTCATGGAAGTGGTAGACCTTCCAATCCCGCAGGTAGCCGACGACATGGCCGCTCGCATCTTTGCTGTGCGGCTGGTCGGGTAGTGCCGATTCTCTGGCGCCGGGAGTTCCCAAGTGATAATTCTTGGTGCCTCCCGAATAGCCGATGGAGTAGCCGAAGAATTTGCATACTTCCTCTTTGAATAGCAGCCCTCCGGCCGCGTCCGGAGCCAATGTGACACTGTAGGCGTTCGGCGTAAAGTGCAGGTCGATCGTCAGTGCACTGGTTCGCTTGCGTCCAAGAAAGAGCAGCTTGTCCGCACCAAGCTGCTGGGCGACATGAAATTGCAGATTCTTGTTCAGTAGTTGGTTGACGAACCTGAACAGCCCGATGAAGTTCGACTTACCGGCGCCGTTGGCGCCGAGGAGGATGTTCAAGGGCTTCAGGCGCAAGTCGAGTCGCTCGATCGACTTGTAGCCTTCGACCTTTATTCGGTCCAGCTTTCCGAGATCGCCCATGGTCAATTCTTCATCTTGGCTATGGCCGCAGTTGCGCGCCGGGGCCGCCGCTTGGCTACCCTACACCGGCGCAATGCCCCCCCTCCTTAACAGCTTCGCCGCGACCCGGAAGAGATCAGGCATGTCGAGACGACCGTCCTTACGTCGGAACATGACACCGATGCGTTCGAGGGCGACGAATAATTCATGCTCGCCCTGTCGCTCGGGGTCGGGGAATGGCGGCAGGTAGTTGTTTTCGGCATCGGCAATGAGCCGCTGCACGGTCAGCGCATTGCTCCAGACGTGATACACATCCTCCTCCACCCGCGGTAACAGCAGACCGGCAAGCGGGGCCAGCACCCCCTTGATCCAGGGAAACTCCTGGTGCAACTGATCCACCCGGGTCTTGGATGCGGCACGCAGCCCGTGACGGATGCCCTCGGGGGTGATGACCCGGTCAACCGGCGGGGTGAGGTGACGGGCGGCAGCGATCATCATGCCGAGAAAACTGCGGGGCGTGACCTCTGCCCTAGCATCGCCCAGGTGCGTCATTGGCCAGTCGTAGGTATTGCCTTTCTTATAGGCATAGGCACCCTGCCCCATGTAGGGTCCAGCGAGTGCCGTCATGAGCGTCTTCTGATCCGTGGGTATGTATGCCAAAGGCCAACGGTGGGTAAGGATAGAATCCCGATTCCCCTGCGGGAGGTTATTCAACTGGAGCAGCGCCGCGAATGCAGTCCTAGCATCGTCGTCCGGGGCCAGCGCCAACCGGGCGAAGAGCAGACCGTAGAGATCCCACGCGGTCCAATCGAGCCGAATGGCGCCGGTGCGCAGCTTCGGCAACTCCACGAAGCGCAGTGCATCGTCGTCGAGTTGATCCGGCCGCAGGAAGAGCTTGAGGCGGATCGCACGGTACGCGCGCATGGCCCACACCACCTCCAGCAGGGTCTCGGTCAGCAGGCGCCTCCTGGGCCAGGTCCGCGCCACGGTATCCAGGGCGTCGTAGACCACCAGCAGGCTCTTACCCGCGGCCCGCAGCCGGTTTTCATGGGCAAGGAGCTGATCTTCGCGGGCCTCGTAATCACGCGCCAGGTCCAAGAAGACGCTCGGTCGCGCGGTCTCATTGCCGGCAGAGCGATCCGCTGCACTCAGGATGGTGGCCCACCAAAACGCCTTTGCGTCGTCGTGGCTACCGTTCGGTGCAACGGCTTTGTCGATGGCATCCACCGACACGCCGTCGGGGCCGCCGATGCCCGTATAGCCAAAACGGACCTCAATCCGGTCCAGCCCGAGCCTGGGATAGGCACGCGCTGCCGCCTCGCGGGTGTCTGACTGGAAGAGCACGCTGGCCCAGAAGCTCTTGCCGCTCCCGCGCGAGCCCAGAACGATGGGTGTCGCCGGGTCCAGGGCCGCGGCGTGGGTCTCCGGGGCATAGATCTCATCGAGTCTTGCCGCATTCGCGCCAACCGCGTCGGCGGAGGCGTCCGGCGGGATCGCGGCGATGGCACTGCGGATGGCCTGGAAGGCGTCGGCGGGGAGGCTCATCCCACGTCCTCATTTTCGGGTGGCTCAGCGTCCGAGCGCCGCAGGGAACCGACTCCGATGCTCGGTGCGCCCGCCAGGACCGAATCCGAATCGACAGGTATCGTAATCGGCAGCGTGTCATGGATTTGGTCCAGCAACTGGCCGAAGGCCGGCCGATAGACCCGCTCAACCAGCAGATCCTGTCGCGCCTGCGGGTCGAAGCCGCGAAACCGGGGGTCATCGGCCACGGCCAGCGGTATCCGCGGTTGCCAATCTTCGTCCGGGAGCACGGCCGCATCTGGTGCCGTGTCGTCCCAGGGTATGTCACTGAAGGCGCCCACCACTGGTAATTCCGGGTCCACCCGCAGCGGGGCTGGCCCGAGTCCGACGTCAGTAAACAGGGTCCGGCAACGCTCGGCGAATGCCGCAGCATCCAGGGTCTTCTGCATCTTGCCCTGGACCAGGGTGAGGCGGTCGAGCCATTCAGGCGCGCCCTGCGCCCGATCGACGAATCGCGCCAAATGGGACAACAGCACCTCGAATCCCTGATACGTCTGCGGTTCATCGAGACCGAACAAGAACACCTCCGCGCCGAGCCCCAGGAGTGCCGCGGCGGTGGTCTCATGCAGCCCGGCGCGCGCGTCCACCAGGATCGCGTCGTAGCGGTGCGGATCGGCGAAGGCATCCACCAGTGCGCGGATCTGGTCGAGCAGCGTGGTCACCTGACCTTCAGGCCCGATGTCTTCTACATAGGCGCGCGCGATCTTGGCGAGCACATCCGCGGGGTGACTCAAGGATCGCCGACCTAGCACTGGAATGACATCGATCCGTCCGCGTCCGCCAGCCAACCCGGAGGGTCCGACCAGATCGGTCAGAAAGGTCGCGTCAAGTGGCGCAAGCCCGTTTTCCACCAAGGCGTCGAGCACGCCGAATTCAGGCAAGGTGCCCTCGTCCAAGAGCATCGGCCCCAGACCGGGTGCTTCCAGGTCTAGGTCGATTGTCAGCACGCGCAGGCCGCGAGCGGCCAAATCCGCGGCCGTGACCGCAAGCGCCGTGGACCGGCCGACCCCGCCCTTCAGGCTCGCGAAGACGAAGCGCGGTGGCGGCGGCGCGGCCGGAAAGGGCGCGCGCAGCCAATCGGCGCCGACTAACCGACGATCCAGGAGTCGGACGCGGTAGGCCCCGGCGGTGACGGTCAGAGCGGCGGGGTCCGCCAGGATCGGCGTGACACCGTAGGCGTCAGCCCCGGCGGCGACCCGATCCGACCGTGCATAGGGCCCGAGGGCCAGGCGAAGCCGGTCCGAAAGGGTCTTGACAGCCGTCTCGTCCAACTCGGAATCGGCGAAAAAGCAGAGGCGCCCGGTCGTGTCGCGCAGAGCGACTCCCGCGGACAATGTCTCTTCGCCAAGCGCTTCCGCCACGACTCTCGCAAGGGTAGGGAGGCTATCGTCGAATCGAATCGTCATGATCGGTCCTCAGGTGCCGATTGCGGCGACGGCATTACGTGCCTGTGTCTGCCAGGCGCTGATCCAGGAATCGTCGATCTCGTTACCTTTGCAATAGCACATATCGGTATGCCAGTGCTCCATAAACGCCTGGTCCTCTATGAATCTCAAGAGTGGGCCGCCGCGGCGCCCCTGCAAACGGTCGCGAACCATGGTGCGTAACCGCGGGAAGTGTTTGTAATATGCGTCGTCTGAGCGCTGTGCTTCAGGAAGCGCTCGCAGTCCCGCCTCGTCCATCATCGCCTTGATGGCACACTCGGCCGCTATTCCGTAGAGGTAACCGGCTACACGCCGACAGGGCTCAGTGAAAAGCGCGTCGGCCGCAGCAAGGTGACGGTAGGGCACTGGTTCAGTTTAATTCCTGTTTACAAGACATTGAAATATATGTAATATATCTAGTTCGGCGCGGGTTTCCGTCACTTTTTGAATAAGTGAGAACTTCTTGAACGGACAATGGACATGCCCTCATTGCAATTCACAGAATTGTCGGCATCACAAGACGTATCAAACCGGTCATAACGGTACGCGTTTGCTGTGGCGATGTCAAAGTTGCAATAGGCTCTTTTCCGAGACCAAAGCCACCCTTATCGAGGGGCTCAGGAAACCGACCAGCTTCATCATTCAAGTGCTCAAAACGCGCACTGAGGGGATCGGCTTGAACGCCGCCTGCCGGGCCTTCGCGATTGCGAAGAATACGTTGCTCCTATGGGAGCGTCGCCTGGCCGATTGCAAGGATGTGCTGGTCATATATGCCCTGACGCACACCTTTATTGAGCAACTGATCGAAGGTGATGAGCTTTATACGAAAGTGAATAGGAATGTCCCCCCGGAGGATTGTGAAGGCTGGACGATCGTACTGATGGAAAGGGCAAGTCGATTTATCTGGGCGCTTCAGTGCGGGAAAAAGGATCGCAGCCTATTTTCATATGCCATACAAATACTTAGAGATGTCATCCTGCGTACTGGCGATGTCACTCTAGTCACCGACGGGGAACGTCGGTATGGCAATCTCCTGTTTGAAATTTGCCACGAAGTATTGCGAACCGGAAAACGCGGCCGCCCACCGAAAGTGCTTCGTCGCGGTGTGAAGGTGCGCCTTAAGAATAAAGGGAAAGGAACTGATAGAACGGGGCACTCGCGTCCCAAATACGAAACCCCTCATCCGGAGCATCCAGAAACCGATCAAGATGTGACGCCAGCCGATATTCATGCTAATCATTTGGAAGCATCGAACGCTTCATTTCGGCGAAAGAATTCTGCTTATCGCCGCCGAACGAATACGTACGCGAAGAGCATTTCTGGTTTGCAAAGAACATTGGATATGTTGTGGATTGTCCATAACTTTATTCGCAGCCACTTCACGACAAAACAGGTTCCTGCGGTGGCTCTGGGGATTCTCCAGCAGGGACTCTCGTGGGATGAGGTCCTTAGAGTTCGACAGCCCAGGTTATAAAAATACTACAAAAACATAAGGATAAGGAAGAACCAAACTGAACCAGTGCCGACGGTAGGCTGAGCTTCGATAATCTGCGGTGTACGTCATGCGAGAGTGCCAGTAAAGACCGATGTTGTCACCTGGAGGCCGGCGGTTGTTGGAAGGTCAGGGGTATAGCTCATCTGCCAGCGACCAGCTACGAGTCAATCCAGGCCGGACGGGGCATTCGCCCCGTCCGAAACGCTTTCTCCGGACCCGCAGACTTGCGGCAGGGTTCAGCGCCGGAATAAACCCTCGGGACGGGGCGGATGCCCCGTCCCGCCCGCAAGAACTGCGACGCCGCGTTTTCCGCCCGGCTCGTCGCGGCTGAAGCCGCTCCCACAGCGTCGCTGCGCGACTCTTGCGATGAGGCCTCGGCCCGCGGTGCGGGATTGTCCCGCGCCGCTGGGAATTGCAGGTCGTCTGCGCGTCAGGCCTTGCGCCGCCGCCGCTTCGCGTCCGGCTTGCCGCCCTCGGCCGGTGCCTCGCCCGGCGCCAGCACGAAGTCGATCTTGCGATCGTCCAGATTGACCGCGGCCACCTGGATGCGCAGCCGGTCGCCCAGGCGGTAGACATTGCCGCTGCGCTCGCCCTGGAGGCGGTGGCCGATGGGGTCGAAGTGGTAGTAGTCGTTGTCGAGCGCGGTGATGTGGACCAGGCCGTCGATGTGGATGGCGTCGAGCTGCACGAAGATGCCGAAGGAGGTGACGCTGGTGATGGTGCCGTCGAATTGCTCGCCGAGCTTGTCCTGCATGAACTCGCATTTGAGCCAGTCGTTGGCGTCGCGGGTCGCCTCGTCGGCGCGCCGCTCGGTGCCGGAGCAGTGCTCGCCGATCTGCTGCAGGTCGGACTTGGAATAGTCGAGATCCGCCGCGGTGCCGTCCGCCAGCAGGTGCTTGATGATGCGATGGACGATCAGATCCGGGTAGCGGCGGATGGGGGAGGTGAAGTGGGTGTAGGCGGGGAAGGCGAGGCCGAAGTGACCCACGTTCTCGGCGCTGTACATGGCCTGCTGCATGGAGCGCAGGAGCACCGTCTGGATCAGGGCGCGGTCGGGCCTGTCTTTGACCTCGCGCAGCAATTGGGCATAGTCGGCCGCGACCGGCTTGTCCCCGCCCGGGAGCTTGAGCGCGAGTTGGCCCAGGAATTCGCGCAGGTCGCTCAACTTCTCCTGGCTCGGCAGGTCGTGGATGCGATAGATGGCCGGGATCTTCTTGCGCTCGAAGTGCCGTGCCGCCGCCACGTTGGCGGCCAACATGCACTCCTCGATCAGGCGGTGGGCGTCGTTGCGTACCACCGGGACCACGGCGCTGATGCGGCCCTGCTCGTTGAACTCGAACTTGGTTTCGGTGCTGTCGAAGTCGATGGCCCCGCGCTCCACCCGGGCGGCGTGCAGCACCAGATAGAGTGCGTGCAGGTCCTGGAGGTGGGGCAGCACCGCTTTATGCTGCTCGCACAGGGCCGGGTCCCGGTCCACGATCATAGCCGCCACCTGGTCATAGGTCAGGCGCGCCTTGGAGCGCATCACCGCCTGGAAGAAGCGGGTGCGGGTGACTTTGCCCTCGGCGTCGATATAGAGTTCCGCGGTCATGCAGAGCCGGTCCACGTCCGGGTTCAGTGAGCACAGTCCGTTGGACAGGACCTCCGGCAGCATGGGGATGACCCGGTCCGGGAAATAGACCGAGTTACCGCGCTCCAGGGCCTCGGTGTCGAGCGCGGTGCCGGGGACCACATAGGAGGAGACATCGGCGATGGAGACCAGGAGCTTCCAGCCCTTGGGCTTGCGCTCGCAATAGACGGCGTCGTCGAAGTCGCGGGCGTCGGCCCCGTCGATGGTGACGAGCGCGAGCTTGCGCAGGTCCGTGCGGCCCGCCTTGGCGGACTCGGGTACCTCCGGGGTGAGCCCGGCGACCTCGGCTGCGACTTCCGGGGGCCACGCGACCGGCAGGTCGTGGGCGCGGATGGCGATGTCGGTCTCCATCCCCGGGGCCATGTGGTCGCCCAGGACCTCGCGGACCCGGCCGATGGGCTGGGTGCGGCCGGTCGGCTGGTCGGTGATCTCGGCCACCACGATCTGGCCGTGGGTGGCGCCGCCCAGGCGGTCACTGGGGATGATGACGTCGTGGGAGAGGCGCTTGTTGTCCGGCGCCACGAAGCCGACGCCGCTCTCCTGATAGAGGCGGCCCACCACGGTGCGGGTGTTGCGCTCCAGCGTCTCCACCAGCGACCCCTCCAGGCGCCCGCGGCGGTCGCGCCCGCTGACCCGTACCACCACACGGTCCCCATGGAACAGCGTCTTCATGTCCTTGGGGTAGAGATAGAGGTCGTCGCCGCCGTCGTCCGGCCGCACGAAGCCGAAGCCGTCGGGGTGACCGATCACCCGCCCGGCGATCAGGTCCTTGTGGTTGACGATGCAGAAGGCGTCCTTGCGGTTGCGCAGGAGTTGCCCGTCCCGAACCATGGCGCCCAAGCGTCGCTCCAGGGCGGTGAGGTCGGGCTCGGTGGTCAGTTCCAGGGTCGCCGCGATCTCGGCGAAGGCGAGCGGGGCGCCGTGGGCGGTCAGGGTGTCGAGGATGAACTCCCGGCTCGGGATGGGGTTCTCGTATTTCTTCGCCTCGCGCTGGCGGTTGGGGTCCTTGTCCCGGGCGCCGGTCTCCCGCGTGCCCTTGGCGGCGGGCTTGGGGGTGGACCTGGGGGCGCGCTTTGGCGCAGTTGCGGCGACGCCGGGCGCCTCAATGGGCAGGGTATCCGCCCGGGGGGCCTCTTGGGTCGCCTTGGCTGCGGGCTTGCGGCGGGGCTTCTTAGGCGGCGACGGGGCGGTCGGCGCGGAATCTGGGGGGACGGCCTGCGGATCCGCGGCCTGGCCTTCGGTCTGGTTGTCGGTAGTTTTGCGTCTGGTCACGTGGTGTTACTGAGTATGTCTTTGGTCTGCGGCTAAGACCGTGTAGTGTATCGTTGACAAGCCCGCCCTGTCTCACTAACATGCCCGCTCCCGTCAGGCCGTCTCCCCCGTGAGTCGCCCCGATCCGGAAAAGCCGAGATGGCGGAATTGGTAGACGCGCTAGTTTCAGGTATTAGTGGGGCAACCCGTGGAGGTTCGAGTCCTCTTCTCGGCACCAACTCCTGATCAGCCGACATGCTGATCAAAAGACAAATAAAGCACTGTGAAAACAGTGCTTTTTTTTTGGGCTTGCTCCTGGGGCCGGGCGGCGGCGCTTGGTCCGCACAGCGGACCCTACAGTTACAGCTACCGGACGTTCTCTCGGACCGGGCGGCGTTGTCGTTGTCGTTGTCGTAATCGTGGTCGGATTATTCGATTACGACAACGACAACGACAACGTACCCGGGATCTCGGTCACCACATCAGTTCTGATCGCACCCCGTGCCCATCACCCGGTTGCGCCCCCCATGCTTGGCCGCGTACATCGCCTGATCGGCACGGCGCAGCAGGTCGTCCACGGTGTCGTCCGGGGTGAAGCCGGCCACGCCGATGCTGACCGTGACTGAAATCGCCCGCTCGCCGACGATGACCCACTGTTCGGCGATGCTCGCGCGCAGCTTCTCGGCGATCGGCAGCGCGCCCTCATAGGGGCAGTCGGGCAGCAATACCACGAACTCCTCGCCGCCCCAGCGTCCGGCCCCATCGCCGCGGCGCCGGTCGCGTTGGATCGCGGCGGCGACCGTCGCCAACACCGCATCACCGGTTTCGTGGCCGTAGGTGTCGTTGACGTGCTTGAAGTGGTCGACGTCCAGGGACAGTAAGGCGAGCGGGCGGTGTTCGATCCGGGCCCGCCGGACCTCCACCTCCAGCCAGGTCTTCATGGCCTGCCGGCTGGTGAGACCAGTCAATACATCGGTGCTCGCCAGATGCTCCAGGCGCAGGTTGCTGTCCTGGAGTTGCTCCTGAAAGCGGTCGCTGATGAGGACCAACTTGTTCAGCCGGCGCAGGAGCTTCTCATAGCGCTCCGCCAGGTCCGCCAGCGGCGCGGCCAGCGGCGAGCCCGCGTGCGCCGGGTCGGACAGGGTCGCGTGCACCCGGTTGAGCGCGCTGTCGGATACCGGCGCGCCGACCGGGCGCGGCCCGGCGGGCGTCGGCAGCGGCGCCCGGACCCGTCCGCCGTAACGCTCCTCGAGACAGCCCGCGCAGACCCCGCGGGCGAGCCCCAGGTCAGCATGGTGCTTCAGGAACTCCCCGACCCGGGACTGGTAGTGGTCGTCCAGGTGAATCCGGCCGCAATAGCGGCACACCGGCAGCCCCAACTCGCGCAACTGGCGAAACTGCCCATTGACCGCCTCCAGGCGTTCGATCAGGTCGCGGCTTGACGCCTGATAGCGGTCCGCAATCGCCAGCACCTTGTCCAGACGCGCGGCGAGCCGCCCATGGCGCTCCAGCAACAGGCGATATTCGGCCGGCCAGTCGACCGGCATCCCGGCCGCCAGGGCGGCCCGCAGGGCCTGGGCGCGGGTGGCGATCGCCGCCTCGGCGGGGCCCACACCGTCGTCGAGCCCGCGGCCGTCATCAAGGTCGACCGCGTCATCCACGGGCAGGGACCGTCTCGAACGGGAAGCTGACCTCCTCCCTGAATTCCTCCGCGAGTTCCAGTGCCCGGCCATTGTCCGGGTCGTAATACCAGTGCATCAGGACCGGCTGGCCGTGGCGCCAGGCGTCCTCGAAGCGGTCGAGCAGGTCGAGCATGCACTTGGTGCTGCTGCTGTTCATATAGGGCATATTCACCGCGATGGTGATGGCCTCCCGGCGCTCGCCGAGATAGCCGTCCACCCAGGCCAGAATCGGCTCGAAAAACTGGAATGAGTTTTCCGGATAGGATTCGCCCTGCAGGGTCAGGGTACGGGTCTGCAGGGCAAAAGACACGCGCGGGGTCGTGCGGGTCTGCGGCAGGTCGAGTGATTCCATGATCGGTCTTCTCAGATACGCACGAGGAGGCTGACGAATTCCCACTCATCGGTGAGCGGGGTGCGTGCCAGCAGTATCGGCATTGCGGCCCGGCGGGCGATGTCCAGCAGGCCGAGGCCGGCGCCGCGGCTGCCCGGTTGGTGCGGCGCACGCAGTTGCTCCTTGAAGCGGCGGCGCAGGGTCTCCTTATCCAGCCCATTCAATTCAGCGATGCGCCCGGCGAGCCCGGCCGCATCCGCGCGTGCGACCACATTGCCGGCCCCCACGGCGAAGCGCTCGCCGTCCCACAGGATGGCGATGATGGCGCAGTCCGGGTTATGCGGCTGACCCGGGGTGAAGCCCTTGGCGGCGATATAGTTGCGGACGTTCTGGGCCAACTCCACATAGACCGCGAAGACATCGAGCAGGGCCGAATGCTCCGCCGCCCGCTGCGCCAGGTGTTGGCGCACGGCCACGCCGAATTCCTCGATCAGGCCATGCGAGAAGGGCCCATTGAAGCAGATGAGCACGTCGTGCAGCGCGAAGTTGTTGCGCAGTTCAAACAGATCGATGGTGGGCATCGGCCACTCCTGGGGCTTGGTATCGAGTCAAGATAGTGAACCGTTCTCTAGGGCAAGGGGGCGGGGGCTTGGCCGTGCGCGCCGGCCACCTGCCAACCCAGCACGGTCACGTCATCCCGGGGCGCGTGCGCCCCGGCATGGGCCAGCAATTGATTCCGGAGCGCGTCGCGCTGATCGATGCAGGGCGCGTGCCAATGCCGCTCCAGCACCTGCCTGAGCCCGTCGCGCCCGAAGGGCAAGCCGCGCGGGCCGCCCGGTTGGTCCAGCAGTCCGTCGCTGCACAGGTAAAATGATTGGCGTGGTTGCAGCGCCACACTGTGACTGGCAAAGCGCTGGTCCGGCTTGGAGCGCTTATAGCCCAGGCTCGCGCGATCACCGCGCAGCTCCGCCAGTTGCCCATCGGCAACGATATAGAGCGGCAAATGGGCACCGGCAAAGACCAGCCGCCCCTGGTCCGGCTGAATCAGACAGATGGCCGCGTCCAGTCCGTCGTCCGAGGGGGCGGCGGCGGTATCCTGACGCAGCGTGGTGCGGATCGACTCATTGAGCCGCTGCAATAAGAGCGCGGGTGCATAGCAGTGTTCATCCCGGATGAGCCGCCGCAGCGCGGTGACCGCCAGCATCGACATCAGGGCGCCCGGCACCCCATGCCCGGTGCAGTCCAGGAGTGCGACCAGGCCGCCCTCGGGACAGGTCTCCAGACAATAGATGTCACCGCCCACGATATCGCGCGGCAACCACAGACTGAAGGAATCGGCCAGATAGTCATTCAGGGCCCCGGGCGGGGGTAACAGGGCGGCCTGGATGCGTTGGGCATAGGCGATGCTGTCGGTCAGGTCGCGCAGCAGTTGCTCGGAGCGCTCCTTTTCCTGCCGCAGGTCCGCGAACGCCTGCTGCAACTGGCGCGTCATCTCATTGAAGGCGGTCGAAAAATCACCCATGAAATCGACCCGTTGGGAAAGGTCCCCGGCGGCGATCTGCTGCGTCTTCCAGGTCAGATGGCGCAGGTTGGCCTGGAGGCTCTTGAAGGATTGCAGCACCCGCATCTTACCCGCCGGGGGCGCGCGGTCCAACTCGCCGCGGGCCATCGAATACATGAAGTCGGCAAAGTCGTCATACTCGATGACGAGGCGGTTGAAATAGCCCACAAACTGATTGAACTCGTCCTGCGGATAATCTGCGGGCAAGACCATGGGCGGCGGCTTTTCACCGCGCAGGATCCGCGACAGCGTTGCGGTCAACTGATCCAGGTGATGTTCGGCAACGGTGACCATGCGTCAGCGGCGGCGGTGCGGGCGCGTCAGAGCGCGTGCGCCTCGAAGCGGCATACGCGGTCCCCCGAGGCCCAGCAATCGACCTCGCGCACCT
The DNA window shown above is from Candidatus Thiodictyon syntrophicum and carries:
- a CDS encoding DNA cytosine methyltransferase — its product is MGRPTAIELFSGCGGMSAGLLDAGYDVRLGVDHDRPSVDVFEYNHAYRGSHSLLADVAALSGHDLLSSAGIASVDLLVGGPPCQPFSIVGKRLGLADPRAQLIQEYLRLICQTNPRAVIFENVPSLISAHDGAVIDDIEAQLTSMGYRVKYGILNAADYGVPQNRKRLILVAIKGRSRFPFPPGPTHAAIPDLFHVPYVTCRDALSDLPDVEEPAAAAIPNHVRTEHTPRMTEAFARLAPGKRDPGSYHDRLHPDRPGYTLRAGSGNFSPLRPVHYLYNRVISVRESARLQGFSDSFIWPDSISRLQQYRQVGNAVPPPLARVVGAFIAYLQGWALDPDASLGNPNDRPNGLLLTPEELRDRRMRYHRGGASFGKRKAEV
- a CDS encoding AAA family ATPase, whose amino-acid sequence is MGDLGKLDRIKVEGYKSIERLDLRLKPLNILLGANGAGKSNFIGLFRFVNQLLNKNLQFHVAQQLGADKLLFLGRKRTSALTIDLHFTPNAYSVTLAPDAAGGLLFKEEVCKFFGYSIGYSGGTKNYHLGTPGARESALPDQPHSKDASGHVVGYLRDWKVYHFHDTSESARVKQPGRIDETAALLPQADNLAAFLRALRDTPAYALIVRTIQRVAPFFLDFVLEPEPHNPRQIRLRWRHRDCDDTFDAGDFSDGTLRFICMTTLLLQPRLPTIILLAKSSRSYLGLAFPKACASAMVPHTAIP
- a CDS encoding KGGVGR-motif variant AAA ATPase codes for the protein MSAGVALRDTTGRLCFFADSELDETAVKTLSDRLRLALGPYARSDRVAAGADAYGVTPILADPAALTVTAGAYRVRLLDRRLVGADWLRAPFPAAPPPPRFVFASLKGGVGRSTALAVTAADLAARGLRVLTIDLDLEAPGLGPMLLDEGTLPEFGVLDALVENGLAPLDATFLTDLVGPSGLAGGRGRIDVIPVLGRRSLSHPADVLAKIARAYVEDIGPEGQVTTLLDQIRALVDAFADPHRYDAILVDARAGLHETTAAALLGLGAEVFLFGLDEPQTYQGFEVLLSHLARFVDRAQGAPEWLDRLTLVQGKMQKTLDAAAFAERCRTLFTDVGLGPAPLRVDPELPVVGAFSDIPWDDTAPDAAVLPDEDWQPRIPLAVADDPRFRGFDPQARQDLLVERVYRPAFGQLLDQIHDTLPITIPVDSDSVLAGAPSIGVGSLRRSDAEPPENEDVG
- a CDS encoding IS1 family transposase; translated protein: MNGQWTCPHCNSQNCRHHKTYQTGHNGTRLLWRCQSCNRLFSETKATLIEGLRKPTSFIIQVLKTRTEGIGLNAACRAFAIAKNTLLLWERRLADCKDVLVIYALTHTFIEQLIEGDELYTKVNRNVPPEDCEGWTIVLMERASRFIWALQCGKKDRSLFSYAIQILRDVILRTGDVTLVTDGERRYGNLLFEICHEVLRTGKRGRPPKVLRRGVKVRLKNKGKGTDRTGHSRPKYETPHPEHPETDQDVTPADIHANHLEASNASFRRKNSAYRRRTNTYAKSISGLQRTLDMLWIVHNFIRSHFTTKQVPAVALGILQQGLSWDEVLRVRQPRL
- the rnr gene encoding ribonuclease R; amino-acid sequence: MTRRKTTDNQTEGQAADPQAVPPDSAPTAPSPPKKPRRKPAAKATQEAPRADTLPIEAPGVAATAPKRAPRSTPKPAAKGTRETGARDKDPNRQREAKKYENPIPSREFILDTLTAHGAPLAFAEIAATLELTTEPDLTALERRLGAMVRDGQLLRNRKDAFCIVNHKDLIAGRVIGHPDGFGFVRPDDGGDDLYLYPKDMKTLFHGDRVVVRVSGRDRRGRLEGSLVETLERNTRTVVGRLYQESGVGFVAPDNKRLSHDVIIPSDRLGGATHGQIVVAEITDQPTGRTQPIGRVREVLGDHMAPGMETDIAIRAHDLPVAWPPEVAAEVAGLTPEVPESAKAGRTDLRKLALVTIDGADARDFDDAVYCERKPKGWKLLVSIADVSSYVVPGTALDTEALERGNSVYFPDRVIPMLPEVLSNGLCSLNPDVDRLCMTAELYIDAEGKVTRTRFFQAVMRSKARLTYDQVAAMIVDRDPALCEQHKAVLPHLQDLHALYLVLHAARVERGAIDFDSTETKFEFNEQGRISAVVPVVRNDAHRLIEECMLAANVAAARHFERKKIPAIYRIHDLPSQEKLSDLREFLGQLALKLPGGDKPVAADYAQLLREVKDRPDRALIQTVLLRSMQQAMYSAENVGHFGLAFPAYTHFTSPIRRYPDLIVHRIIKHLLADGTAADLDYSKSDLQQIGEHCSGTERRADEATRDANDWLKCEFMQDKLGEQFDGTITSVTSFGIFVQLDAIHIDGLVHITALDNDYYHFDPIGHRLQGERSGNVYRLGDRLRIQVAAVNLDDRKIDFVLAPGEAPAEGGKPDAKRRRRKA